Genomic segment of Deinococcus planocerae:
CGGCAGCGCCGCGGACGCCGCCATCGCCGCGAACGCCGTGCTGTGCGTCGTCTACCCGCATATGGCGGGGCTCGGCGGGGACGGGTTCTGGCTGATCCACGACCCCCGGCGCGGCGGCGTGCAGGCCCTCAACGCCAGCGGCCCCGCCGCCCGGCTCGCCACCCGCGACTATTACCGCGAGCGCGGGCACCACGACCAGATTCCCGCGCGCGGCCCCCTCGCGGCCCTCACCGTGCCGGGCGCCGTGGACGGCTGGCGGCAGGTCCACGAACGGCACGGGCAGCTCGAATGGCGCGACCTGTTCGGGGACGCCATCCACCTCGCCCGGGAAGGCGCTCCCGTGGGGCGCTCCCTCGCCGACTGGCTGGTGCAGGACCGCGAGTTGCTGCGTGAGCACCGCCGGGCCGGAGAGATCTTCCTCCCGATCGGGCAACCCGCGCGCTCCGGCGAGCGTCTGGTGCAGCCGGACCTCGCCCGGAGCCTGGACCTCCTCGCGTCGGGCGGCGCGGAGGCGTTCTACCGGGGCGAACTCGCCGAGCGCCTCTGTGCCGGGCTGGAGGACTCCCCGCTGCGCCCGGGGGACCTCGCGCAGTTTCAGGCCGAGTGGGTCGAGCCCATCTCCACCACTTACCGGGGCAAGACGGTGTACCAGTTGCCCCCCAACACCCAGGGCTTCGCGGCCCTGCAACTGTTGAACCTGATCGAGGGCTACGACGTGCGGGCCTGGGGCGACGGGACTGCCGACTACTACCACTTCATGGCGGAGGCGGTCAAAGTTGCCTTCGCCGACCGCGACACGTGGCTCAGCGACCCGAACTTCGTGGACATCCCGCTGGAAAAGCTCCTGTCCAG
This window contains:
- the ggt gene encoding gamma-glutamyltransferase; protein product: MTSPNGPRTGRPPTLANRGVVATSHHLASAAGLRALTRGGSAADAAIAANAVLCVVYPHMAGLGGDGFWLIHDPRRGGVQALNASGPAARLATRDYYRERGHHDQIPARGPLAALTVPGAVDGWRQVHERHGQLEWRDLFGDAIHLAREGAPVGRSLADWLVQDRELLREHRRAGEIFLPIGQPARSGERLVQPDLARSLDLLASGGAEAFYRGELAERLCAGLEDSPLRPGDLAQFQAEWVEPISTTYRGKTVYQLPPNTQGFAALQLLNLIEGYDVRAWGDGTADYYHFMAEAVKVAFADRDTWLSDPNFVDIPLEKLLSRTYADERRALIRPDRALEMSQVESGHAYPHPAPRRSPEGDTCYLCAVDSSGLAVSLIQSVYHDFGSLVVGEGTGILLQNRGSFFSLDDHHPNRLEPGKRTFHTLIPAMLFDGETFELAFGTMGGEGQPQTQAAMLTRMLDFGYDVQQAIEAPRWLMGRTWGTANQDLSLEGRISDGVARELLRRGQPVNVLTDWNDNMGHAQAIRRSPHGFLEGGADPRGDGAALGY